The sequence GAAGTGTCAGATGCTATTGAGCAGTGGGAAAATATGGCTTACACCATGCCAATCAAGCCGACGTTCATCGACATTCTTAATTATTTATTTATTAAAGCAATACGGCTTGACTAAAACGGAACTTGCCACACGCCTGGATATTAGTAATGCCGGCATCACCCAGTTATTTAGCGGGAGAGTACCAAGTGCAACGGTCCTGACGAATTTACGCTTCCTTTGGGTTGGATGGAAACTTAATGTTACAGAGCCTTTTACTGAATAATGAGAGTTAGTCCATATTGCGGAATAAACCAACTTTGAGAATACTTGATGTATAGTCCCCTCAGCTATGCCTTTGGAGGTTAAGAAAAACCCTTGATTAGACAATGCCAAGTATTATTTCTTATCTTCTTTATCTCTCCCTATTTTAATAAAGTAAGGTTCCTTTTCAAGAAGATCACGCCAATCTTTCAGTTTTAGAAATTCTGCTATTCTATATAATTCCTGAATGGGAGGTTGTGCTCTGTTACTATTCCACTTGGTAATACTATTCACAGTTTTACCTAAAAACTTTGCTAAATCTTCATTTCTAATACGCTTATCAGAAAGAAAACTTTTAATCTTATTGTATTTAAGTACCTCTTCCATATAGTATGGACAAATATAAGAAAGAGATAAATAATTGAAAATGTGTATTATTTGTATTTAAAATACATTTTTATGTATTTTAAATACATAAAAATGTATTTTAAATGTGTTTTATTATTATTTTTGTTTTAGAATGATAAAATGTATTAATTTTTCTTTTTATTATAATACCAATACAATTAAACGTATTTAAATTACATTTTAAAAATAAATGATATTTAGGACGGTTTTTCATAATATAATAGTTAAAGGCGCGCCAAGTATTTACCTAGCGGCGATTTAAGTAATAATCACTTTCATTATGCACCAAACGCTATAAAATATGGGGAGGAACCCAATTAAAACTCATTGAAGTTTTAGCACAAAGGTATGGACGAGATAAGAAATCAGATACGCAGACTGATAGACTAGCTCTTCCCCCTACTTCATACTGTTAAAACAGCTAGATTTCTTAATGAATACATAGATATCTGATGATTTATACATGACACCGAAAATAGATTACAAATGTACTGGATTTAAATTCAGCGATTTATATCATAACTAATTCAATAATGCACCAAAATATAATAGTATGAAAGAGAATCCATTAGAAGCTCACCGTAACTATACAATAAATAGTACCTCAGAGCTAAGGAATGAAATATGCAAATTGTTAGGTTGGTCTGACGGTCAATTTTATAAATCCTTTCATAACGGAAAGTATAAACGTTTAACTGAAATACAGCAAAGAGCGGTCTGCCTATTGATATGGGAAAAGCATATTACATTTCTAATGGAATTTATGAATCTGTATATAAAGCGATGAAAGCTAACATGATGGTCATATGTAACAAAGTATGCGCTGGATCTTCATCCAGCGCATACAAAAAACATACCTACCTGATCGTTAGATTTTCCTTACTTAAATATATGCTATAGATCTCGCAGTAATAGAATATAACACCTCGATAGTTTCCACCACCGATCTTTAAATAGATATTCAATTATAACCCACCTATATGAATGACCAGGGTCAAAAATTATTTCATTGATAAAATAATAATCAAACGGATCCAAGCACCATCAACCAGTTAATAACCAAAAAATTAAAACAACTTACACTTTAAATATTCATCAACAGCCAAAGGAACGCAAAGATGCACATCCCTTTAGCAAAATTTTAAAAAAATAAAACACTATTATATAAATAAAAGCAAGGGAAAAGCTTTGCACTATTACAGTTCCCAAGCTGGCTTTGAGCCCAATGGGGAGTTTTCGTTTCTTTTTCATATCGCGCCAGGATGGTTTCTACCTCCTGGTTTTAAATAAGCCTTAATAATTAACCTATGAAAAACCACAATTAAAATTCACAACCATTCAAACAATCTATTATGAGCAGGTTTAATGAAAATGATTATAAAGGAAATGGAGGTAATGAGTCGCAAAGAAAAGACGAAGAAAAGATTGAGGGGAAAGAGAAAAATAGAAAAAGATATAATAAGCCAATTAATCTTTTAAGTGGAAAGACGGGAGACTCACTGTATGCACTTAAAAATGAATTTGAATATCAAAAATCTCAACTAGATAAAGAGGGTAGGCAGAGAGACAGTATCTTCTATAAAATCGTCTCAGCAATAAATGACCTTCCCCGAGAACTTCGTGATGCAATCATAAAAGAATGTGGCTGGTCGGAAGCAACATATTATAATAAATTTCGCGCGGAAGTGAGTCCCGAAATTGTAAACGGATATAACGTAAAATTGGTGAGTAAAGCAGATCTGCAAAGTATTATGACGCTCTATGTAGACAGAGTAGGTGAGAAATTAAAATATCTTCAATCAGTACAACGAGACTTACTCAAATCCTGAAATATCTTTCCCTTTTAATTACAATATATGGCATCACTTGGATATTATATACGAGGAGATAAAGTACTAATAATTAAAGTACGTCTCCTTATTGGCGATGCGGCATTGCTGGATTATCATGAGACCCAATGGGGTATCTGGCTAGTCTTCAAGTACGCAATAGAACAAGAAATTAAAGATACGTTATATAAACTTCCACTAACTAATAGTAAACTTAAACTAACTCTATTCTGTCAAATTTAAAGTTCTTTGCATAACATAGTCGAAACTTTGCAGGGAAGCGGGATTTCATTAAATTTGCAACGACCAAAAAAGAAAGCCCAATCAGTAGAAACCGAACGGGCTTTAATACTAAAAATAAAAATTATGAGTCGAAAATAAACAATTTCCGGCTCATAGAGAGTCGGTTGTTTCAATTTCTTCTCCGCTTCACATTTTACTTCAAGGTGCGACCTGCTAAGGTTATAATT is a genomic window of Chitinophaga sp. LS1 containing:
- a CDS encoding helix-turn-helix transcriptional regulator; this translates as MEEVLKYNKIKSFLSDKRIRNEDLAKFLGKTVNSITKWNSNRAQPPIQELYRIAEFLKLKDWRDLLEKEPYFIKIGRDKEDKK